From Aricia agestis chromosome 11, ilAriAges1.1, whole genome shotgun sequence, a single genomic window includes:
- the LOC121731624 gene encoding ribosome maturation protein SBDS: MSKIFTPVNQIRLTNVAIVRLKKGGKRFEIACYRNKVVSWRNKLEKDIDEVLQTHTVFVNVSKGQVAKKEDLIKVFGKDDQTEICKLILDKGELQVSDKERHSQIDSLFKDIATTVSDKCVNPETKRPYPVSIIEKAMKDVHFSVNVNKSAKQQSLEVIQLIKKEIPLERAQMRVRILLNGKEARKVRDKVVKFATNIEEENWEAGTANLICLIDPGSFRNLDDIIRTDTKGSGQFELLNLKEMVEGEQEL, encoded by the exons ATGTCCAAAATTTTTACTCCTGTGAACCAAATTCGTCTGACGAATGTAGCTATTGTAAGGTTAAAAAAAGGAGGAAAGAGATTTGAAATAGCTTGTTATAGAAATAAAGTGGTGTCTTGGAGAAACAAGTT ggAAAAGGATATAGATGAGGTGCTACAAACACATACAGTCTTTGTAAATGTATCAAAAGGCCAAGTTGCAAAGAAAGAAGATTTAATAAAAGTGTTTGGTAAAGATGATCAAACTGAAATATGCAAATTAATTTTAGACAAGGGAGAACTTCAGGTATCAGACAAAGAACGGCATTCACAAATCGACTCTTTATTCAAGGACATTGCCACCACAGTTTCCGATAAATGTGTTAACCCGGAGACTAAGAGACCCTACCCGGTATCAATCATAGAAAAAGCTATGAAGGATGTACACTTCTCTGTAAATGTAAATAAGAGTGCTAAACAGCAATCGCTTGAAGTTATCCAATTAATTAAAAAGGAAATTCCTCTGGAAAGAGCACAAATGAGAGTCAGAATTCTATTGAATGGCAAAGAGGCTCGGAAGGTGCGGGATAAAGTGGTGAAATTTGCAACCAATATTGAAGAAGAAAACTGGGAAGCTGGCACTGCAAATTTAATATGCCTGATTGATCCAGGAAGTTTTAGAAACCTTGATGACATTATAAGAACAGATACAAAGGGTAGTGGACAATTTGAACTTCTCAACCTCAAAGAGATGGTTGAAGGAGAACAGGAATTATAA